The Candidatus Sulfotelmatobacter sp. DNA segment TCTCCGCCCGGAGTGCTGATCGTGAAACTGGCGGTTGGCAGCACGGTGAACTGACTCTGCGCCGCGAACCATTCGGCGGCTGCGTGGATGCGGCTCGAGCCCCATCCGTACGAAGCGCCGATTCCCGCGCCCGCTGGTGACTTGTAGGTGGCCTTGAGATCTTCCTGATAGCTGGCGCCGACGATGTTGCCAACGCTGCCGGTCTGGTCGATCAGCGAGGTGTTGTAGTGCACTGCACCGCCGCCGAACAGCGAGACCCCCGGAGTGGTCAGCGTCAGTCCATAAGTGAGCGAATCCTTCACGCCGCTGAGCCCGATCTTGGCGAGCAGGCGCCAGTTGATGAAGTTGAAGTCCCGGTCGTAACTGAGGAGCGCCGCCTGGCCGCTCGAGTTCTGTCCCTGAGACAGGAACGAGACCAGCGTGCTCTGGGTTCGGACCACCGCGTAGGGCGAGATCCCCACGCCGAGCGCGGGGGAGATCAGGCGTGACCAGGTGAGGCCAAACCAGTTCTCCGACATGTTCTGGTGCAACTGGAACTCGAGCGCTGCGAACGAGGGGTTGGGCAGCGGGCTGGAAGCGCCCACGCCGGTGGTGGCACGAAAATCGATCTCGAGGTTGGCCTGCTGGCGAGTGAGGAACGAATAGGCAATCCGGTTGGTCTTGTCGCGCGGGATCTCGCCGGCGAACAGCGAGGGCACCGCGCCGAGAGTCGACGAGGTGATGTCGCGCGTGACGCCCGAGCCACCCTTTACTTCCACGCGCTGGTACTGGTAGGCGCTGCCGGCCAACAGGAGCTCGGCGCTCGGGGTGAGCGCGAGCGCTCCGGGGTTGTAGTACACGGAACTGATGTCGCCCGAGCTGCCCGTCACCACGCCGCCCAACAAGCGAGCGCGCGTGCCGAACGCCATCGACCAGTAGTTGGCGTCCTGCGCATGCGCCGCGACCGGCGCGAGCAGGAGGGACAGCGCCCCGGCCAGCGCCCCGAGAGCACCGACGCGCATGGCCTACTGGCCCAGCTTGAACGAGACTCCCACCGTGGCTTCGCCCTGAGGCATCGAGGAGCCGCCCGAGACACCGACGCCCGCGCCGCCCGATCCGAAGTACACGCCGCCGCCCACCCAGTTGACCGGGAGGAGCAGGCGCGATTGCACGCGCAGCGCCACCTTGGGACTCGCCTGCACCTTGAGACCCAGTCCAAAGTTCATCGCGAACAGATACTGGGTGTCGTAGTTGCCATAGGTGCTCGAACCCGGGCTCAGGATGTTCATGCCGAGCCCGCCGATGGCGTAGGGGGCCACCTTGCTGCCGGGTTTCTGGATCATCTTGAGGCCGGAGGCGAAGATGTACTGCGAGCTGACGTCGAAGAGGTCGAAGTCGGGGCCGTTGCGCGGCCGGCCGATGACCTTGGTGCCCTGGTAGCTGTAGCTCAGCTCGAGGAAGTACCCGGGCTTGATCATCGTGCCGATCGAACCGCCGTAGTTCATCGCGGCGTTGATGTGGATGTCGCCGTTCGAGTAGTTGAGCGTGCCGCCCCACTGATAACCGACCGCGCCCATCACCTCGACGTCCCGCTGCGGCGCCTGAGACTGGTAGGTCTGCGGTTGCATCGGTTGCTCTGGCGGCGGCGCTTGAGCGAAGACCACCGAGCCCCAGACGATCGAAAGGCCCGCGACCGACAGCCACGCGGCGCCGAACTTCCGCAACGCGCTGCGCGCACTGCGCCTACGACGCGACTGATCTCTCGAAATCATCGGCGACTCCTTCACGAGGACGAGTCCCTGGGCTTCCGGGGCTCGAGGGGTTGGCTACTTGCGCTTCTGTGGCGGGATCACCTTCTTCTCCTGCATGTTGTACACCAGCGTCCCGATGAACGGATCGACTTCCTTGCTGGGATTGTCGCCGCTCATCAAGGTCGTCTCGGTGAGGCCGCTCCAGGCGAGCTTCGACTCCTTGACGTCGTACAGGTTGGTCTCGATCCGGTAGAGCTGATCGGTGGTGACGTAGCCCGGCGACGACATGTAGGTGTAGCCCATGTTGTAGTAGCCATACCATCCGCCGTAGTAGGCGGAGGGCGCCGCCATGGTGGAATAGGTGGGCGGGTAGTAGTTCTGCACCTGCTGCTGATCCACCAGCCGCGTGACGATCACTCCGTCGGCGCCGAGCTCGTTGATCTTGGCGTCGAACGCGTCCTTGTCGATCTGGCCCTCGCCGGTGATGGAATAGCTGGGCGTCGCCTTGACGCCGCGCGACTCGAGGTCGCGGCAGAAGGTGTCCTCGTACTGGCGGCGCAGCGTGCTGGACTTGATGACTCCCACCACCACGATGTTCTGATACGTCTTGCCCGCGAGCGCGGGGTCGCTCCAGACGTTCGTGAGCTGGGTGTTCGCGGCGCACGACGCCAGGGCCAGCAGCGAAAGCGCGGCGGCGACTCGCGGGAGTGCGGTGGACTTCATGAGGAAGACTCCTTTCTGAGAGACGCGCATCGATCGCACGAGGGAATTTGATCGAGCGATGCTATCGGCAGCGACGCGCACGGTCAATCATGACGAATTCCCGCCCTTCGTCACCGTCGAGCGCTTGACCAGAAAGTATCCGGCGGCCAGCGCCACGGTGACGGCCGCGACGCCGAACAGCTGACCGGAATTCGCGTGTTCGTAGTCGATCTGGATCACGTGCCGGCCGATCGCGATCAGGCCGACGAAGAACACGACCTCGACTCGCACGTGGTGATCGAGATCGTACTTGCGGATCGTCTCCATCAACTCGAGCCCGAGCAGGACGACCAGGATTCCGCCGAATCCGCGCTGCATGGCCGACTGAAGTTCGAGCGCATCGTTGACTCCGTGGAAATTGGCGATGCCGTTCCTGTACAACAGGATCGCGAGCGCCACGGTACCGAGTGTCACCATGACGGCGAGCATGAGGAGCAGCGCGTTGACGATGATGCGCTCGAATACATCCACCGCCTCACTGAATCGCTTGATCATGTCGGCAGCCTAACCCGGATCCCGAGTGCGGGCCAGAACCGCCACTCGAACGGCGGGCTTCACGGCTGCTGCGCCGAATCGCGAAGCTGCGTCCACAGTTCCAGCAGCTCGCGATCGCCCGGCCGCCTCGCCAGCGCCCGCCCGGTGACGCGGAGCGCCTCGCCGCGGCGGCCGGCGTCCTCGAGCCCCACCGCGTAGACGTAGGCGTAGCGCGGGTCGTCGGGCGAGAGCCGAACGGCACGGGCCAGCGATCCAAGCCCCTCGCTCTTTCGATTCTGGCGAATGAGCAGAAGCCCCAGCGCGTGATGGAGCGCCGCCGCCTCCGGCTGCCGCTCGATCCCGGCGCGCAACACCGACTCGCCTTCGCGATCGCGATTCGCGGCGCGCAGCAGGTCGGCGAGATTGACGTAGGCCGGAATCCAATCGGGATCGAGCTCGATCGCGGTGCGGAAATCCTGCTCGGCGCCCAAGAGGTCTCCCTCGGCCAGATGGAAGTTGCCGAGGTTGACCTCGGCGAAGGGCTGATCGGCGTTCTCGATCTCGCCGGCGAGATAGTCGGACTTCGCGCGCTGGAGCGCTGCGCGGTCGTCCGCGGCGAGGCGCTCGACGGGCACTCCGGCGAGGGCGCCGCCCGCCAGCGCTCGCAGCGTTCGCAGCGAATCGTGCAGCTCCGGAGCTAGGAACTCGGCCCGCGCCTCGGGCGGCAGGGCGCCGGCTGCTTCGATCCCCCCCAATCTCAGCAGCGGATCGGGATCGGCGATCGAGCGGCGCAACACGTCGGCCGGGGGCGGCTCGGAACCCCCGCCCAGCATTGCCAGCGCCGTACCCCGCGCGATCGCGGGCTGCGAGGCGTCGGCGGCGAGCGCGACCAGCCCGGCGGCCGCACCGATTGCGTCACGCCTCGCCGCCGACAGTTCCATGCCGAAGCGCTGGAAGCTCTCGGGCGCGCGGCCGGTCCACTCGCGGATGCGCGCCGCGGCCCACGCTCCGCTCCGACCCGCGTGACAGGAAGCGCAGACGTTGGGCGTTCCCAGCGAGTCCGCGAGCCCGGGGCGCGGCACGCGAAAGCTGTGATCATGACGCTCGTGCACCACCATGAAGGTCCGGGCCGGCATGTGGCAGGTGACGCACAGCGCGGCCTTCATGCCCTGCGCATGATGATGATGCGCGGGGGTGTCGTAGCGGGCGCCGTCGTGACACTGAAGGCACACCCCGTTGCCGGGCGCGCGCAGCGTCAGCGAATGTGGCTCGTGGCAATCGCTGCAGGTCACGCCCTCGTGATTCATGCGACTCTGCAGGAACGAGCCGTACTCGTAGACCTCGCCCTCGACCTGGCCGTCGGCGAAATACTGACCCTCGACCAGCAGCGCCGGCAGGTGCGCGGCGAGCAGGGGAGCGCCCGGCGGATCGTCGTCGAACAATCGGGTTCGGCTCGAATGGCAGCGCGCGCACCTCTCGATCTCGCGCGAGGTCGGGCGCGGCGGGTTGCGATGGGGCAGGTCGCCGGCCGGATCGCGGCCCCACGAAACTCCGTGTCGTTCGTCGAGTGCCACGGTGAGTCCCATGGTGGCGGAATCGAGCCTCGTGCCGCCCGGCCGGCGTCGTGCCCACTCCACGTGAAGCGAGCCCGGCCCGTGGCAGGCCTCGCAGGCCACGTTCAGCTCGGCCCAAGTCGTCCGGTAGGTGCGCGAGGCGGGATCGTAGTTCTTGTGCAGGTCGGTCGAGTGGCACGACGCGCACTGCAGGTTCCAGTTCTGAGCGCCGCGCGTCCAATGCAGCTCGTCCGCGTGCGTGATCCGCTGGCCCGGGTACAGATGGAACCAGCGCTGCCCGCCCCCGGCTTTCGAGCGTGAGTCCCAGGCGATCCCCAGCGCCTGGAAGCGGCCGCCCGGAAACTCGATCAGGTATTGCTGGAGCGGATAGACGCCGAACGTGTAGCGGATTTCGTAGTCGGCGAGCCTCCCGTCGGGGCCATCGGTGCGGACCATGAATCTCCGCCCATCGCGAAAGAAACGAGTCTCGACGCCGGCGGAGCGGAAGCGCGCATCGCGAAAATCCCCGAGCACGGTCGAATCGGTGGCCGCTTGCATGGCCTGCTGGTGGTGAGAGCCCCGCCAGGCTCGCGCCTCGTTCGGATGGCAGCTCGCGCAGGTTGCCGCGCCGACGAAGGTCGCCGGCGGAAGGGCGGGCTTCGCGCGCGGCGCGCACCCGCACGCCAGCCAGGCCACGCAGACTGCGGCGAGCCGATGGTGTTGCATTCGAGCCTCCGTTCCGCGTGGATCCGGTGGTCGGTGACGCGCGAATCGTCACGAACGAGCAAAGAAGACTACGCGAAGCCGCACGGGCGCGGCCATCCGGCAGTTCGCGCTTGCGGCGATTCGCG contains these protein-coding regions:
- a CDS encoding phosphate-starvation-inducible PsiE family protein, which encodes MIKRFSEAVDVFERIIVNALLLMLAVMVTLGTVALAILLYRNGIANFHGVNDALELQSAMQRGFGGILVVLLGLELMETIRKYDLDHHVRVEVVFFVGLIAIGRHVIQIDYEHANSGQLFGVAAVTVALAAGYFLVKRSTVTKGGNSS
- a CDS encoding tetratricopeptide repeat protein — protein: MQHHRLAAVCVAWLACGCAPRAKPALPPATFVGAATCASCHPNEARAWRGSHHQQAMQAATDSTVLGDFRDARFRSAGVETRFFRDGRRFMVRTDGPDGRLADYEIRYTFGVYPLQQYLIEFPGGRFQALGIAWDSRSKAGGGQRWFHLYPGQRITHADELHWTRGAQNWNLQCASCHSTDLHKNYDPASRTYRTTWAELNVACEACHGPGSLHVEWARRRPGGTRLDSATMGLTVALDERHGVSWGRDPAGDLPHRNPPRPTSREIERCARCHSSRTRLFDDDPPGAPLLAAHLPALLVEGQYFADGQVEGEVYEYGSFLQSRMNHEGVTCSDCHEPHSLTLRAPGNGVCLQCHDGARYDTPAHHHHAQGMKAALCVTCHMPARTFMVVHERHDHSFRVPRPGLADSLGTPNVCASCHAGRSGAWAAARIREWTGRAPESFQRFGMELSAARRDAIGAAAGLVALAADASQPAIARGTALAMLGGGSEPPPADVLRRSIADPDPLLRLGGIEAAGALPPEARAEFLAPELHDSLRTLRALAGGALAGVPVERLAADDRAALQRAKSDYLAGEIENADQPFAEVNLGNFHLAEGDLLGAEQDFRTAIELDPDWIPAYVNLADLLRAANRDREGESVLRAGIERQPEAAALHHALGLLLIRQNRKSEGLGSLARAVRLSPDDPRYAYVYAVGLEDAGRRGEALRVTGRALARRPGDRELLELWTQLRDSAQQP